The nucleotide sequence AGATGGGTCAAAAGATAATTTCTTGCTTTGGTATTTTCTATTTTGAGATGGGCTggttattattttcacttttttcaccAGTGGTTTAGGTGATGCTGCTTTTTCCTGAGCcgtctttgtctgttttgtttgtacGAATTGAGCATCACTTGGCGTCGGCGTCTCACTCAATGAAATGCTGTCTGATGACATTCTCTCTCTGGATGTTATACTTGTGGGAGATGCAGAAGTACAGAGCGATGGCCTGTTTTTCAGATCTAAGACGCTGTTTGATTTCTGGTGAGTCCCTGTTGAGCAGAGGCCATTTGGCAGCACACTACTGTCATCATCCCCCATGGTGTTGGATGCTGTTGTGTCCTCAGCACCTACAGTGTATTTGCTCAGAGAAGCTTTCCTGAGAGACATTTGCCTTTCAAGAGACATATTGCTGACCAGAGGGGCTCTTTTAATAGATGGCACTCTTGGTAATTCTCTCAGCATGGAATGAGTGTCGCTCTGAACTGTTTCCATTCTGCGGCCTGTGGGTGACGTGGCCTTGTCAGATGTAGGACTTATGGATAATGGATGATTATCTGACATTTGACTGCTCACTGATGAGAGTCGGTATAATGGGCTGCTGGCCACTGACGACAGATCCATCATGCAACATTCAGCGTTCAGCTCTTCTAACTCATcgggcggtggtggtggtggcagtAACTCCATTGAGATTGTATTATAAGGTGTTGCTTTTTGCAAAGAGATTTTTATTGGACTTGGATTCTTTTCACAGCAGGTACCATTCAAGAGGGGTTTTCCTTCTGTGTTATTTTGGGCTACACTGGTGCAGTTCTCTGTGCTTGTAGTAGTGGAATTACAAGGAGCAATTTCCTCTCGCTGAGTCGCTGTTTTCTCCCCCGGTGAATTTGATAATTGGTTTTCAAAACACTTGACTCTCAGTTTGACGGGTGTTCTCAATGAATCAGATCTGAGGGTTTGACTTGGTTGTAGTTCAGATTTCTCAGAGTCCTGATTCCTGATATCTGCATCTGATTTTCTACCCTCCTCATCTGGGTAGGAAGTGGTGTTAATGTCAGCTTTCTCCAGCCATTTCTGTACATATTCATTTGTACCAGAGCTGGACAATGTTTTGCTATTGCTGATATCACAgggtttgttttcattctttttctccttgtgCACTGATGTCTGCCGTGTTAGTGATCCCCTCGGTTGGCTCACTtcaatagaagaaatatcaagCCTCCTTGCTTCTGAAGAAACTGTCTCACTCTGATTGTCTTTCGGGGGCGATTGTACATTTGGAATTTTTAGGTTCCATTTGATCGTGCCATCTGACGATTGTGAGCTTTTTGTTGTAACACTCCCATCCGCATTTTGCATTGGTCTCTTTTTAGGCTTTGACGTGTTTTTTGGTGATTTTGATTTATTCCCATAAATTCTCTTGATGTACCCAGCGCTGGAGAAAGTTTTCGACTTCACATGCTTCTCAGTTCCTCCTGCAGAATTCTGTTTTTGCCTTTTACCGGGTGTCAACAGCCGCCAAGCTCGTTTTTTGCGTGCTTTGGATTTCCTCTTCCCCTTATTGACTTCCTTTTGTTCATGCTTGTCTTTGCCTCTTGTTGACTTTGAGAACTGTTGCTTATTTGTTGCTTGAGTCGCAGCTGTCTTAAGTGATGACAAAGTAAAATCCGAAGTTGGAGACCTGTTCTCCGTCTTCCAGATGCTTATGGACTCAGATGCTGTCGAAGGTCTCCAGAACTCGGGTTCGAACTCATTATTGGAGGAGTACTCTCCTGTTTCTGAAGTCGCAGGCCTCCCATAAGGTGGAATATCATGTGCACAGATGTTTGCAAGGAAATTATCCTGACACATCTGCTGTTCATATATGTGCAAGACAGTTTCTGTGACCTCCTCACTGCTGGATTCAATCTGTAGGATCTCTGATGATTTGAATGAGGATATATTCCTGCTTTTTATGTTGCTGCAatccacagagcagagtctTCTCGGTTTGGGTACCGGTCTTGTGGTGCGCTGTTTGACCACACAATACTCCTCTGACATGGCTCCGTTCTCCATCTGTTCCTTGTAGGAGTAGGAACTAACCACGCCGTCCTGAATACCGGTCGCTGTCAGGGATTCGACACTCTCCACAGaggcttgtttttttcttatttccttGTACCCTGGTGTAGGAGCTCTGGTAGGTGACACCATGGTTGTCTGTACTTTGGTGTTATCCTCTTTTTTACTGCTCCTATTGAAAGCTCCATTTCTTGGCGATCCTGGATCCCCATGGTTGTCTTTGGTTTTATCCTTGTTGATGCTGTCGATGGAGGAAGCTGGAGCTTCTAAACCCACTGGATATAATGCAGGCGAGCAGATCTCCTCCTCCGCCACAGGCTCCGGTAAACAGCTCACATTAAGCTCATTGGCAACATTTGAGCGTGAAAGAGTGGTCGTCCAATGGATGGTTTCCTCCTCCTTGAGTGTCAGGCGTACTTTCATCTCAACTGTCATGCTGCCATCCTGGTTCACCCGGAAAGACTTCTCGATGTCATCCTCAGCGGGTGGCAGGCAGCCCTGCCCCTCAGCTCCACCTGTTCCTGCTATGGACTCTAACTCCACTGAGTTTGTGGGGTTAGTGGGTAGGGGGCAATCATACGAACTCCCTGCCATGGAGTTATGGATCCGATTCACAATGTACCTCTCAGATGATAGAGAGAAATTCCTCGACTTTGAATTATGATATGAGCggtacttttttttaccttttcagTCATTCAAAAGAGTCAAGCAGATTAACAAGGGGGTAATGTTCAAAAGTGAAGTAGAAATGTCCAACGTTTTCAGGCGAGGGTGAAAGAGGTTAGGCCGGCAGTTTGAAGTGGATCCCCAGGAAGAACCGTGAAAtaggaaaaaagacagagaaggaaaagTTAGAAAGAGAGAACAGCTATTCACAGCTCATGAAGAACAATAGCCGGCAGCCATGTAGACAGTGTATGTGGGTCATCTATGGTATTATGCATAATATCGGCGCCTCAGCACTTTCTCAATCGTCATCCCATGAGAGCAGGTAGATTACTGCAGACACTCTGTATGAAGGCCTACTGGACTAACGCACACACATAACAATATATTAAAAAGTTCATATTCTCATTTAACTTACGGTTTAAAGACTTTgatcttctctgtctctttcggTTGTTAGAGAACTGTGTGGGAGCTGGTGATTTCTGGGAGGTGTAGTTTGCAGATTTGAAAGGTTCCCTGCCTGCAGCCACGACCGTCCCAGAGCACAATATCAAGCCTGGAAGACCGTCAACCTgcaacaaacataaaataaaatcttaatttgTCCCCTTTATTATGCAAAATGTATTAATCTATAACAGCTCTAAATTCGAATTCTAAATGTGCAGTGTATGTATTAAAAGTATAAATTAAATTAGCACAGATTCCCTGACCTAAAGCCTTGCACTGCAGTATCCCAGATTGCCTTTCTAGGTATTAGGTTGAGTTGCTAAAGAAGATTAACACTTTCTCTCCTCAGGTGATGGTTATTTACAAACCAGGTTTAAGTTGGGCCTTCATGGACCAATAATGAGGCCAGCAAATAtctaaaacataaacatttgaGTTGTATTTGAAGGtacacattttaatgaatgaaactGGATTTTATCAGTGGATCAAATTGAAAAGTATATGGTAAAGTGGTCATGTGATTTAAGATGACAGATTAGACCTAGAAtaactttgtttctgtttgtgaatCCGTCagatttctttgatttcttcAGTGGTTAAACTTTATGCTGCTCTCGTCATAAGATGTCAGGCTTCGGTGCTTTTAACACTCACACGTCTGCCATCAGGTGTGTGAAGTTTCACCACGTGGAACTGCATCAGCTCTGAGATATATTCCAGGACGGACTCAAAATTAGCCGTAGTCCTCTTGTGAAGCACCACCAAGTGTTTTAACGTGGGGTCTCCGTTGTGAAAGACCAGCAGCTTCTTTGGAGTTCGCACAACCACCGGCTCCTGCCTGTGGGCGTTGCGGCCTGGAAAACTCCTGGCCTGCTGCACGGTCCTGCGACGGGAAGTAGCGGGCCTGGCATGGTACCATGGCGGCAGTTTCTTCCTGGCCAGTGCCAAGTTGATGGGTTTTACCTTCCGCCTGTCAGAGCAGATGTAGGACTTGCCATCCTCCAATTCATCCAGCGTGTAGATTGCATGAATCCCCCGAGGGGTGGTGATGTTTCTCACCCCAAATGGAAGGGGGACTTTTTTAGAGAGACTGTCCAGGAGTGCATCAAAGGTTTTGAAGGTACGGTTGTTGATGACCATGCGCAGTCCACTGAACTGAGGATCTCCGCTTTTGTAGAAGCAAACCCGCTTTGAAAGAATGGGGTCTTTGATGCGCGGATGGCGAGGGGTGCTGAGGGTGTGGCCACTCCCTGACGATTGGTCAGGGGGGATCCTCCGGAGTCCTGTCTGGTTCATCATTGAGATTTGCTGCAagaaagaaatgtaaagaaTTTGATAAATCGTAGAAATATGAAGGTTTCTTATGTTTTGGCTTCTTCGGGCTTCTCAGGTCTCATTCTGTTTGGTTGACGATTAAAAAGGTGAAGTTATGAGATTTTTAAATCCGTGGTAGAAAAACCCCTAAAGATTTCGGACGTTGCTTCAGCACATAAGATCTTATATATGTATGTGAAGAAAAGCTCTCAGTGACAAATAAGCATGTTATGCAAAGGTGTCGACACGTAAACAACATCAGCATCATGGAAACTTAGATAATTTATGATGTGTAAACAGCTTAAATGTCTTGCAGGCATATGTTGTTTACTTGGTTAGACTGCGGCCATCAGGCAACATGACCTGACTTCTGGAAAAGCTGCCACGTGAATAGCATCTTCAATTATTTGATTACCTGGGTTTTAACAACACTGAAACGCACATAACAAATGGTAAGGTGTCGGTTAATTCTCTTTTACCAGCTTCTACCTGGTATTTCTTTTAGCCTGAATGTCAGAAGATGAGAATGATTTAATAGCACATTCTAGTATTatcatttttgaaatattaaattcatCTAAAATTACGCAGCTCTTCAAAGCTGTATAGGATAAAACAAATCCTTTGGCGTATCACAGAACTTAATGAAGTCTCGTAAAACCTGAAACTTTAAGCTGAACCATTTCGAAATTATTAGCTTTCAAAAATAAGTACAGACCATTTTTGttaaaacttattttttacCAAATGTGATAAGAAAATCATTGAGACATTTAACTTTGATAGataaaaaatatctaaaatgGATATTACAGCTATTAGAACAGCTGTAATATCcattttagatattttttatCGGGATCAGGTACTACTGTCAAAGTAGtatcatttatttgtcatatataatatgaatataatatattactATTTTGAAATTAAACTAATAATTATGTTTTTCCTATCCAGGAAAAAAatttgtaatgaaatgaaagtgaaatgtcTATTTGATATTTCTGAAGCTTCAACTGTAGCAAACATCACATTAAACCTGAAGGCTGTAAACAATGTAAAGAAAACTCTttagcaaacaaacacatacagatatTCTTTAATTATGGACTTTTAAAACAAACGTACCTATTTTGTCATCGTGAAATTCCCAACTGTTTTGAAAGTATCCATGAAATGTTATTCCGTGCTCTACATCATGACTGCTGTTGAGCTAACTGCGCAGCAACTGTTTATTTCGGGAGACACCATCCTGGTTAATTTGCTTAATCTTTGCTCAAAGTTAATCTCCACTACAAGTGCAGTGCTTTGAAATCCTATTTACAAGGTGTGGAGCTGTGGAGCTGTGATAGCGGGAAGAAGAACTCGAGTAATGAACCTTTACGAACACATTTATTAAGAGTTCTCTCTGGAAACATAGAAAAAGGGCAGCAGCCTTTATTTTACTCAATCAATTTAAattcaagacaaaaaaaaaatctcccaaAATTCTAAACTTTTAAACAGGTAACTGTATTTTATcactgttgttttgcttttgtttaacAGCACAATATTGTACCTGCAGTTCAGGTTATATGAGCTGATATGAGGAGAATGTTTTCTCCACCAGTGGCAGCAGATGGTAACTAGGTGTCCAGCTGTAATATTGGTGCCGGGTTGTAATCTCATTGAGAACCTCTTTGGATAATAAGGATTAAGGGACTCTCCGTGCTGGGACCCTTCAAGAAGAGAACTTGTTTGCAGTGAAATTCATTCACCTGCATCTAAATACAGACAAATCACATTTATTATAGTTAATAAGCTGTAttataaatttgtttttattttaagattcACCCTATGTGACCtgagcacatacagtacatgacaATAACATGTACAATTACTATAATagcaaacagaagaagagagctTTTATAGGCCCTACAGAAATACACTGGTAATAGAATAGTTCTAGAAATACAATTAAGTTTAGACGGTTAGTCCAGTAGATTAGGTTGGACCGTATTACTGAGGGTACAAGCCGGTCATGTATACATGCTTAACCATGAACCATCAAGAGTTGCATAACAGTCACCAAAACTGGACCGAAGCGAGTCTATTTCTGTAGCGAGGGGGATTAGCTGACAAGCGATGACTTCGTTCCTCAGTAAACCTGGGGCCGCGCTGAAGGAATCACACAGGAGCGATCGGGTTTCTGCTCAGTATCAAAGGATAAAGCGGTGGCACTCGCACTGTGTTTGGTTTGCTGCAGTAAAAATATCTCAGGTGTGTGTACGATAAGGACGATATGTGCCGTAGGAAAGAATTCCTGCCGAGACCAGAGTGATTCAGGGATGCCATCGTCGGCTCCCGTGTGCCGAGCCCGTTGACCTCTTCCCAAAACAGAGGCGAgcacaaaaatgtgaaaaatctgTCAAAGGAAGCTGAGGGAGGTGGGAGGGTGGGGGGTAGTGGACAATGGAGGAAGCCCTCAGTGTAAACAGGTAGGCCCGAAGCCTGCATGCCCCTCATTCCAGACCTCGGCCGCAGAGATAAGAGACAAGCAAATGTTGAAACTGAGCGGGGAGCGATAGAGCGGCGAGGATCTTGCCAAACCCTCAGTGAATCAGACTGAAAATAGGCCCAAGCCGAGGCTCGGTGCTCAAAGCAGCATGACAGGTAATAGAAACAAATGTTTGAGGCTCCATCTGTCACATAACCTTCCACGTCACGAGTTATAACGAACCAGCTGGTGATATGAATACTGTTATTTTTCCTTCACATGATTACATGTGAAATCACACGCCGCCATGACAGAGATATCTGTCTCTGCGTGCCGGGTATATTACCACCCGTGCTATGCTCTATTTTTAAGTCCCAGTGCCTATACTACAACTAATTGGCGCCAAGTTAGATTCAAACCTATGCTGTTAATGGGAAAAAATGTGTGATATGTTTTGGCCCTTGTCCCCTTTCTATATTTGGCCCCGCGtcctctgtgcagctgctcctccagatCCGTCTGCCTGTGTTCCCATCAAACACCTCTCTCCATTATATTGCCTCATTTCGAGAGGCAAAGAGTCAGCTGACATACACGGACAGCTACGTGGAAAACAACATCAGTTTGCACACGTTTAGTGCCGGTGGTGCCGTTTGAAAACAAAATACGCAGCTCCAGATTCATAGCCCTCGTTCTAACTGGTTAAAATTCCTTACGTTGCAGCTGTCAGGAATTCAATTATAAGTGATGCAGCTGCACTGTGACCAACAGCCACTTTGAACATTCAGCACAATTAAAAGGCAGGCTGTTGATCCTGCAAACATGATCCCTTAGAAACTTTTCCTTTCAAcccacagtttctctttgttCTCTCAGAAACACTAAAGAATCCTGGTTTCATTCCATTTTTCCTCTGGGAGCAGCTGGAAAATGTGGCCCGGCAGAATCAGAGACAGAAATATGCTTACTACACCAAATTCCATTCAAGTTATGTGATGCTACATCGtttcacccccctccccccgttTAACTTCCAGTGGAATTCCCAGGTTTTGAATGAATCTCTGCCAAACAGGACTCATAAGGTCACGaccaccaccgccgccgccCGGCGCTGCTCCTCCAAAACCCCTCGCGCAGCAGTCAGAGGTCCCCACCCCGTCCATTTTGAGTGCTCCATATCAGCTGTGCCAAGCTTTTAATCTGCCTGGTGACATCCCAGTGTTTCCTGCatgggacagagggagagataagCACGCTCCCCTGTGCGGTAAATCACTCCACACTCCCACTCGTTCACTGATATGACCGTTATTCAATTAGACTGTGCTCGAACTCCACCACGATTCTGTGATGATTATACCATCAGAGGCCGGGGattgttttcacattattatctttctttttcctctctgcacAGTTATTTAATGACAAACATGCAAAAAATGTTTGGTATTATAaccagtggtgggatgtaaacTCATTTTGAAATAGTGGACTTTTTTGTACTGAATCATAAATCGTACCATACCTTTAATCTTGCTTTTTAATTCTGCCTGTTTCTGTCTAATTCATAATTTGTTTTTAccttcacattattatttactgtCATACGTTTGTCTAGTCTTATCTTGTTACTGCATTTTTCTCTAGTTCGCAtagtttctattttattttttcgaCGCACTGCTTTCCTGTTatcatgtgttgtttttccttctctatGATTGTGAAACTCTTCGGTTTCACAATCAAGTCCTGCTCTATAATTCAGTCTGACCTCACTTGCATTCCATAAACTGAGCAAAATGCATTAAATGAGAAATTGGTCAGTCACCGTCTGACTGTGTCTCCAGGTCTGAGCTTTTTATGTTTGAAAGCACCTGGTTTATATAACTGTGAGAAGTGTTTCACATGTTCACTTTGTTTACAGCTTTACTGTCTTACCGGAGCCTGGAGAGAGCAAAATTGGATTAAAGTGCAGTGGCTCTCTCCTCCAGACGTCAAACAGCGACATGAAACAACAACATACAAACCTCACTGTGAACATTTGCTgagttttttcatttgaattgaaCTCTCCATACTTTTTACTTCTCTTTGCTCCATTTGTTTGACGTCtcaagatattattattatagtattaatgtattgtattattcttattaataataataacattaataataataaccatcattaaattaatacatttcttACTGAAAagcaagtaaataaaaatataaaatacaaaccataaaatatgaaatacacgTCATATTGTAAATAGTAAATTCAcacaactttattaatcccaatTCTTTTGGAACAGCTTTCACGAATACAAAACAAccgtaaacaaacacacaacatagaCAGATACTATAGATACAGTGGAGCTTAATGATTTCTCgtaataaatataaagtaaataaaagtgaCAATAATCTGTAAAAAGGTCTATTAATAACCTTTACGTAAtattgatttaaatttaaatccagCAAATGAAATGTAGCTTATGTGTATTACCACACTCCATTTTCCACAACTTTAATTCTTAGGGTACATTTTTCTGCCAGTACTTTAACTTCAGTCCTGATTTGACTCCGTTACTTGAGTATTTTTAGATTagttttacttaagtaaagtatTTACTGCCAAACATAAACAGCTCACAGCAGATTAAAAATAATGTGGCAAGCCGGTGACTTATGAATCTGCAGACTGTGAGGATACAGTACATCAACAAGCGAGCCTCCCAGCAGCAATATAAATACTGATATGTGCAGAATGTGGACTATTTTTCTCCAGAGGGCCGCGGCAGCCTGGGTCCTCCTCACCAAAGGGCTGAATACCACATGGCTGTTAGCTTTTGGAGGGTCCGGGCGGAGGGCCAGTCTGCTGACGGGACAACCTGGCTACGCACGACCCAGATAGCAGGCCGGGTGAGGAGTGATTTATCCGTCTGTGCTCGCATCAGACAACCTTCCTCTGATTAAAGATCAGCTGAGTGCAGGGGAGAGGGGGCGAGACAGGCGGCCTCCCTGTGTGAGACACTGGCATCCTGACCACCATACAAATGGACTTTCCAGACGCTGCACGCAGCACATGTACTGTgaacacacacgctcactcacacacacacacacacacacacacacacacacacacttttaccaGTGGGCATATACTGGGGAATGTGCACGTAGCTATTATTtctaccctctctctcttttattctctctctctctctctctcacacacacacacacacacacacacacacacaccagagccAAGATAAAGACT is from Paralichthys olivaceus isolate ysfri-2021 chromosome 17, ASM2471397v2, whole genome shotgun sequence and encodes:
- the LOC109629561 gene encoding oxygen-regulated protein 1: MMNQTGLRRIPPDQSSGSGHTLSTPRHPRIKDPILSKRVCFYKSGDPQFSGLRMVINNRTFKTFDALLDSLSKKVPLPFGVRNITTPRGIHAIYTLDELEDGKSYICSDRRKVKPINLALARKKLPPWYHARPATSRRRTVQQARSFPGRNAHRQEPVVVRTPKKLLVFHNGDPTLKHLVVLHKRTTANFESVLEYISELMQFHVVKLHTPDGRRVDGLPGLILCSGTVVAAGREPFKSANYTSQKSPAPTQFSNNRKRQRRSKSLNRKKKYRSYHNSKSRNFSLSSERYIVNRIHNSMAGSSYDCPLPTNPTNSVELESIAGTGGAEGQGCLPPAEDDIEKSFRVNQDGSMTVEMKVRLTLKEEETIHWTTTLSRSNVANELNVSCLPEPVAEEEICSPALYPVGLEAPASSIDSINKDKTKDNHGDPGSPRNGAFNRSSKKEDNTKVQTTMVSPTRAPTPGYKEIRKKQASVESVESLTATGIQDGVVSSYSYKEQMENGAMSEEYCVVKQRTTRPVPKPRRLCSVDCSNIKSRNISSFKSSEILQIESSSEEVTETVLHIYEQQMCQDNFLANICAHDIPPYGRPATSETGEYSSNNEFEPEFWRPSTASESISIWKTENRSPTSDFTLSSLKTAATQATNKQQFSKSTRGKDKHEQKEVNKGKRKSKARKKRAWRLLTPGKRQKQNSAGGTEKHVKSKTFSSAGYIKRIYGNKSKSPKNTSKPKKRPMQNADGSVTTKSSQSSDGTIKWNLKIPNVQSPPKDNQSETVSSEARRLDISSIEVSQPRGSLTRQTSVHKEKKNENKPCDISNSKTLSSSGTNEYVQKWLEKADINTTSYPDEEGRKSDADIRNQDSEKSELQPSQTLRSDSLRTPVKLRVKCFENQLSNSPGEKTATQREEIAPCNSTTTSTENCTSVAQNNTEGKPLLNGTCCEKNPSPIKISLQKATPYNTISMELLPPPPPPDELEELNAECCMMDLSSVASSPLYRLSSVSSQMSDNHPLSISPTSDKATSPTGRRMETVQSDTHSMLRELPRVPSIKRAPLVSNMSLERQMSLRKASLSKYTVGAEDTTASNTMGDDDSSVLPNGLCSTGTHQKSNSVLDLKNRPSLCTSASPTSITSRERMSSDSISLSETPTPSDAQFVQTKQTKTAQEKAASPKPLVKKVKIITSPSQNRKYQSKKLSFDPSNDSPQLSSHEQHSKKTMSPNITKREPAPPPSPSTERRKMLHKAKMPKRPSPYSQSLDMVSPPVTNKSNKKKLSRNLSTDYSSDPENNTKRKTSSRRKRHQTPQSINSSAEQDKTQTTLETNQNDRKKKDQEKSATQTQSLPLNTANLPNMKPVLEQICCSINSIRQITQNKHPSSVKSKSLPDFSSHVASTFGSSSKALLAFLSVMTLNEGINNSDRDRLNANVSCAEALKMIESLREIANIKDSQKLEASLCNLQRSTSKQLLQSWRGFQELSDKCKSCSLTPNDSQELIVNKAKNDYSIEEKVIDRIIDNFDIPKKLKEELMSLSENVDKENMSTRFIEKDELSQKENRDSKISHCSREDVMTVGIVTEDNKTNVDVSSMIKKFAIVNEPKQSDMHNIPLRTETLKHKPPAEVKDKQVTEKTQHRIHNEDKVSQETANMNRVIECRKLHVQSEGSMSIAESGHITDEVSGADEEGRNISSASKDGERRKQSLCSSDAGEDHSRSEEQKQQSSNYYVELNARKESVSSPDSQNQRLSEEEQPEEPQIQNPRQRLKVSVDESIGNSDADEPTTSDEEQLEFERNELKVRSEESLSGIEEEKESIGEEDQFNDLPDPEEVRCNKLQALIREAKEISSEDEDPKKDDSSLLNSDSLAERERFSADEHGSCEEQVEMEQIRSSIEEEISFCEKESSSEKEERLETPVAMDKKVVEKVKLQSEEIISQSIAERINLLEKQVADAQKRKNVAESPALKRAPQRNVHLESDSEDSASESPFTRSAPQSSLSFSYDSGGVITTEPEGNRVRYIREMFLAKSATDNRQRHQRFQSPNASELSELRADTSASGGYQSQTSNEMSGGEDDSARKSITKGFVRRTIERLYGKKDPDEKASERPPSAPKQKKKELSSIFSPFHSARTKATTELSYFNSTNALDSLTEATRCIAFNAQVGPGDSVPIDNGRWLLRENTPIRKSVSEPVAINKTLTNSPPGEEMCEDTEQNAPNSFYSTTSELEDKTKSLSRKCTYFSLPHASDSDACQDDIRPASKSSVSSEAIAKDTSEDAKTWGERNGILPAGGVTDFRMMDNKVHPLTEVPSDGEVVVVQPRRGQGVMDRRLQEPDVLDLLYNFCGEHCPIL